One window of the Bacillota bacterium genome contains the following:
- the recR gene encoding recombination protein RecR, whose protein sequence is MNYFVTPIAKLIEEFEKLPGIGPKSAQRLAFHIVNLPTEKAMGLANAIKEAKEKVKYCTICGNLTDKDPCLVCSSGHRDQGVICVVENPRDVVAMEKTREFKGLYHVLHGAISPMEGIGPEDIKIKELLVRLQSGEIKEVILATNSNIEGEATAMYIAKLLKPLGIKTTRIAHGIPVGGDLEYADEVTLARALQGRREI, encoded by the coding sequence ATGAATTACTTTGTGACCCCAATAGCAAAGCTTATAGAAGAATTTGAGAAACTACCAGGTATAGGTCCTAAGTCGGCGCAAAGGCTGGCATTTCACATAGTGAATCTTCCTACCGAAAAAGCCATGGGCCTTGCAAATGCAATAAAGGAAGCAAAAGAAAAAGTCAAATACTGTACTATTTGTGGGAACCTTACAGATAAAGATCCATGTCTAGTTTGTAGTTCCGGGCATAGAGACCAGGGCGTAATTTGTGTTGTGGAAAATCCCAGGGACGTTGTAGCAATGGAAAAAACCCGGGAATTTAAAGGCCTCTACCACGTACTCCATGGAGCCATATCCCCAATGGAAGGCATTGGTCCGGAAGATATAAAAATAAAAGAACTGCTTGTAAGGCTTCAGTCGGGCGAAATAAAGGAAGTTATACTTGCCACCAACTCTAATATTGAAGGTGAAGCTACAGCTATGTATATTGCAAAGCTATTAAAACCCCTAGGAATAAAAACAACACGTATAGCACACGGAATTCCCGTAGGTGGGGATCTTGAATATGCAGATGAAGTAACCCTTGCCAGGGCATTGCAGGGCCGCCGTGAAATATAA
- a CDS encoding YbaB/EbfC family nucleoid-associated protein, whose amino-acid sequence MARGGFPGFGGPNMGNIMKQAQKIQKEMARLQEELESKTVEASAGGGAITVVATGKKEILEINIDPEVVDPEDVEMLQDLILAAVNEALRKAEEMVSSEMNKLTGGLGGLPGLF is encoded by the coding sequence ATGGCAAGAGGCGGATTCCCCGGATTTGGAGGCCCTAATATGGGAAATATTATGAAACAGGCCCAGAAGATCCAAAAGGAGATGGCTAGATTACAAGAGGAACTTGAAAGTAAAACTGTTGAAGCCAGTGCAGGTGGAGGGGCTATAACAGTTGTGGCAACAGGAAAGAAGGAGATCCTAGAAATAAATATAGACCCTGAAGTTGTTGACCCCGAAGATGTGGAAATGCTTCAGGATCTTATACTGGCAGCTGTAAATGAAGCACTAAGGAAGGCAGAAGAAATGGTGAGCAGTGAAATGAATAAGCTTACAGGCGGCTTAGGAGGCCTTCCGGGGTTGTTCTAG